AGAAACACTGCCGCAATACAGCGCAGCCTTGGGCGTTTCACTACCTGAATTTATGCTTTCGAGATCGGAGCACGAAGCTTCATTCGACGAAGCAGTTGCGGGAGCGTAGATTGGCTAACATTGTTAGTCAACATCAAGCACAAATAGAGCGTGGCAGTTGTACAGATTTCGAATAAAGCCTGAACAAAATGAGAGAATAGGCGTTTATTACATAATCAACTTAGATTTCACTGATCGAAGAGCCAATTTATATAAGTTAACGTAAGGTAACTAATAAAAGTGTTATTACAATAGCTGTATTGAAAAACTAttctcaataatatttttaatagttaggTACATGAATATTTTATCTAGCGTAAGATTGTTGTTATTGGCATGACTGCAGCTAAAGCAATTAATTGTtaactagttttaaaaatttcaataaaaatttaattttctaaaataataaaatcatgttttatttaaatctagaATTCGCCTTACCCTTATGAATGAGTTGAAATGAATTTCTCAATTTGTTAAAACTTCAAAGCACAATAATTATGGGATTTGGTGGAGTAAGTATCGCGAAACTCCACATATTTTGATCGaagctaaataataaaacaggtCAACGtcactgattttaaattgttggcATGAAATCCGGTCAGCGTGCTAGATGTCAATACTGTTGTGATGTTCTTATTTTCACTGGTAATTGTCCAAGATACGTCACAAAGCAGCGGACGTTGGCAAATCGGACGCACCGAGAATCTAGAGAAAGTAATTAATTTCAGTTTCATTCTTCCCATGCTTCAGTTCACTGTTCtgcgatttataaataaaacggtTTGATTGGCTATAGGTACTTGCTTCATAATAAAACGTTTTCATATTAAACTCGCTACCGCAGTGCAGTTCAGTGGCgtaaaacaaaaagtaagttgtttatttgttgaaaattagattattttttaattaaagtgccTACTCAGCAGTGCAGTATTTCTCTTCATCTAGCATGATATAACAATAGcaaaaagataatataaagtGTTTTTGACCGGTATGTTGTACCTACcgttttaactaaaaatttgaTAATGATGTGATTGGTAATAATAGGTCGGGTTTGTAAACCTAGTCCTACTTGTCGGAAACTACGTACctccttattaaaaaaaacttgcctattataataaatgacttttatataaataataattgagaaggtacctacatacctaccagtgtatttattaaacaagTTTTAGTTTActatcaaacaaaataaacctattttcataaacctcataataatttatttttaccatcGATTATTACCTTCTCATTAGAGTATAAAGTAAGAAAATGTTCGTTAAACTAGTCAGAGTTTATCGATGATTGATGAAGTAGGtttatcataaattaaaaataaaaataaaaactgaagaAAAGAATTTGTTTTACGCAAAATAATGCACATTTAACAGAATATGTAAATTAGACTGTCTTTTACAAAGAaagtgtaaaattttatataaaagtacctaATCGAAACTATGACGTTGGTTTACCAGATCTCCTGACCTCCATAAATTTATATCTTGTCTCTGTGCCAAGGAAgagattcaataaaaaaatgtattgcgcATTACGTGGGTATGTATGTAGTAGTTTCATAAGGAGCAGTACggtgtttatttttgtagcCAACGCGAAATACCGGCTTTTGATAAAGCCTCAGCTGTTGCTCGTGAACTAAATATCGGAAGATACTTTTGTACTCGAACTTCCAATGAAGGAAGTACATCGTAAATACATTTTTGGATATTTAATGTACCTGACGCCTGACTTTGTCAACGTCTGTCTTCAGATTTTAAGCTATAAGTACCCAGGTACTTAATGGTCGAAAAGTAGACACATCCTCTTTTTCACACTGGGAAAATGTTAATTTCACTAATATAGATTTGATTcgctacttttcttttttaaacaaaattataaatgtttagtttttgttttctatttactCGTATTGCTGTCAAAAACATATATTTGCTTCAGTTGAAAAGAGATGAGCAAAGAGGAAACTGAGATGTTCGAGGAAGAGGAATACGTAGATGTACGATCGTTGCCGTTGAAACCACCTCAGCCGCTACCGCGTCAGGAGAAGCCTGTTCGTCGTCCATGGCATCCGGTCATGTGGGATCATTCTATCGCCGAAGTGCCTTTAGCTGATAATTCTGACGAAGAACAGGTAGGTTCCGGTAATTCGTATTGCTCTTTTTATACTTAAACGTTGTTTAACTTATTATCAATCCAAGTGGGCCAGCCGTTTATTCCGCCTATTGTTTTTTAAAGGTTAAGTTTTTAAAGAAAGTACTAGATGGAACTTTCTTCAAAAACTTATGAGCCCATAATTAGAATGACACTGACAGGGTGATTGATCATTAATTGCCTGACACTTTTCTGCTATAGGTACATACGCTAAAAGTTAACCCATTGTTGAAAATGTTACCACGAGGTCAGCGAGTCAGTCTCAAAGAATAGGTTCCATAGATTCGACCGACGGTCCGacggttttaataataataataatattaaaactttttatttgcttaaaattacaatgttttttctaaaataccctggacccccaaactaggatatcccgtgtcttgggggtcagtgtcttcccatatgtgcatcgagattagagaaaaaacaaaaaaaaaaacagagaatACATGTTAGGAagtttacattatcaacatacaatttattacgtgtataagtgtgtttgtttatgtgtgtgtgcgaacatgcgtgtgtgtgtgtgtgcgtgcgtgtgtgtgattATCACTGCAAcagttgatatttttattagttgtgTTTTCGGTACCTACCTTCACGACTGCCTCGTTAGTCTGGTGGTTACCATATGGAAATACGGAAACTTCGATTCGATTGCCGTGTCGGGTTAGCAATTGTTGAATATCTCtcagttaggttaggttacgtaCGCCTCGGAGAACACATGACGGGctcagttattattattaacataatatgtagTCCCGGATTTAGCGTTCTGATTGTATggcgtgtagaaaccgattaggagcaTGTATTTTTACGGCCATACCCGTAACGATTTAGACCGTTAATTTAAAAGACTGGATTATCGCTTACCACCTGGTGGATTAcactcaagggctaaattgtataCTAAGAAAAATAAAGGTTTATACTGTATATCCACAATAATCCACACTTTCCTCATAAATGGGAGAGGTACGGTTCTCTATTCGGCTAgctcaatttgggaatttttccAAAAGGTTAAGCGCTAGTTCAGACACGGCGGAAACTGTGCGATTATAGATCGCATGGAAATCGCGCGGATCTTATTTATAGGAGTTATAAGTAATCGTTCAGACATAACCGCGCGGTTAATCAAGCCGCGCAGTTACCGCAACCCAGCCGCCAGAAAATAGAATCGCGCTACTCCCGCGCCTTTCTATTACTATGAAGTCTATACTTCGCGTTTAGTTGCGTTGCGGATACCGCGCAGTTAGGttagtgggaggcttctgctatggctagttgccaccctaccgacaaagacgtgccacttagctagtgttccggtacgatgtcgcgtaaaaaccaatcagggggtatgggtttaatggtatataactgccatactcctaacatgctagcccgttaccatcttagactgcatcactgaCCAGCAGTTTAAATGGCAGTCAAAGGcttttagtgtaataaaaaatatatatgatactGCGTAGTGTTTAATGTTTCATACTGTACCTAGCCTTGGAACCATTCGTGTACAAGATCAACTATGATGGGCTTGGGCCTCCCAGACGTAGTAATAGGCGCTGTGGTCTTTTAAGtgtaggtcccgggttcgatcacCAAAGGggcaattgatgaatttatgatttctgaattttgtttaGTCCGGTCTAGTGGGCGACTTCGGCTGCGGCTACCCTACCCGACAAAGTCCTgtgaagaaaccgattaggggccatatttcaaataggttttatattaatatataatatagcatCTCGTTGTCTGCATCGTCCCTTAccacccggtgagattgcattaATACACAAACTAGTTGCGGTCCGCGGTGTGTAAATAAGTCGTTTGGTTTCTTTGTTAGGCTGTGGAGGACGATATTTTTGGTAAAAATACCAATGTTCCTGGAATTAGGTGTTTTTCCAGGAcgaaagtagcctatgttactctccttcctCATCAAGTAACACTATGTCAACAATCAAGTCAATTATTTGCCTAGAAGTAAGCAATTTGTGTTTAACCTCCGGTCTGGTCCACCGTTTCATGTGCAACgatataaacaattttcaaataaaaactctttgggctcaataagtttatatttttattgtttatagtaCTAGTAAATGTATATGTTGacaatatatttgaaataaataccttccaaattaaagtgaaaactaattgagccaaatgttttttttagaaatattgtTTATGCACTTGCCCTAGCAAATGTACGGGATCACCAAAAATTAAACTAGACCAAAGAAAACAGTCACTTTAAATTCACTGTGACTTGATAGTCTAGGTTCGTAGGTATGTGTGAGAAAAGTACTCAGGCACTgtgctttttttttctctcttacagtaaaataaaaaagatgagGATTTTCTCTCGTTgttctttgtttaaaaattaggttgagttatttttttaattatatacaccATTGTATTCACCATATGTTTTCAATACGGGGATTTTTGGGTAAGTCTTATATTCCAAGGAGGCGTCCACAATTTTGAGGGAATGCTTGACTAAAGCTGAAAGTTTCCGTGTACTGTTTTATAGCTCTATAAATTCTATGAAAATGGAAACTAAGACTTGTCTTCCGGactaaaatagtttatttgtttgacatagttaaaatatatttaaaacaagggtcataataaaaactaaaatgaataCGCAACTTTTtacactttatatttataatataaaatcataaaatcttGTTACATAAACCAATGTTTTTACAAAGTTATTGCAATTTACAAAGTTCAACACTCTTGAACGTAGGATGGTCCACGGCTGGCATTTTGAGGCCGCTCCACAGCATACGAATTCACGTGGCGAATCGCAGCAAAAACTGACACTGTTCCACACTCGCACACAGTTCGTGCCTTTGACGCGGAGAAAACACTGACAACAATCGGTTAGCAAACGCTAACAGTGAAACGGTTCTATTCATGTTTTCCTTGATTCGCTCTGGAATGAGCAGTCTTTGAGTTTTCCATACTTGTATATCAGTAACTTTCAGCTTTAATTGAAACACTCTCCTCAATACTGTTGTTCCATTATATGTGTTGAAAAAAGTATCATCCGAGTACGGCGTTAACAAAATGTTAATTTGATTTTCAGAAAGATTCAGATCGTTCGAGATCCAGAGAGTACCCGCACAAGCAGCGCATACGGAATTTGAAAAGATTAATTGCAGAGGGAAAAGTCAAGCCATCTTCAGAAACTGTAATATTCTTCCTATGCAACAAATTTGCTATATCGGAGGAAAGACAAACTAAACTTTCCTAATAAAGTAACTATATAACTTTTGTGTTGAACAAGAGCGTTCTGATGTTTACTTATCATGTCGGCCTTCATATAttgtaacttaataaaataatggaataacatgttttgaaataaatcaacatgtactacattttaataacaaaattgttTAATCACTTTTCCTAGTCTTATGGTGGATTTGTATTATTCGTaaacaattttgaaataaattaattatacctagcgtttatttaaaaaaaatattttaaacattggaataaacaaacattaaagaacgtatttttaaaatacagggGTTGTCTCCGCATTGAGGTTCTTTTTTGCTCCGAAAATTGTAATGGAAAGAAATATAAGTGgggtataaatataaaagaaaatatgaatctatcttcttattattattattagaaatgcAGTTTTATTGCAGTACCCTCCATATCAACATATATCTTTTATTCTATATTACAAAGACGCCAATACGTATAAAAATTATGCATTTATATCTCGCAATCGTGACAGACTCGCAAAAAACAATTGACCTACTACATCTCGTCGCATCGGCGATTCCAGTGTCCTATTCGGAAAAAACGCTTTTGAAATACTCAAGGCGGTGTTAATACATATACTTTATAATTcctcataaaaaatatctacacACAAgactttatataaaaacaaaaatgagttTGTCATAAGTTATTTAAAGAATTCAAGATCGACGGTTGTCTCCGTGGCGCACTTCGCGGGCGGCCgcgtataataaattaaatcgacacataaaataaaaagagcatCCTCGAATGGAACGGAACGGAACGCGCCGAGCGGAGATCGGGCGAGCGAGTGAAGCGGAGCGGTCGCGGGGCGCGTCGCTGCGCGGTCACACTGACACATTATCGTCCATGGCGCGCGCGGGCGGCGGGCGCAGCGCTCGGCGCGGCTAGGTGGCGCCCGcacccgccgcgccgcccgcgcccgccTCGCCGCCCGCACCCGTGGCCGCAGCCGCGCCCGCCACGCCCGCCGCACCCGTACCAGCGTTCGCACTCGCGCCGGCTCCTGGAGTCTCCTCGTCCTCCTCCTCTTCCGGGTCGAATTTTAACATCAATtgtttaaactgtaataaaatgaaaataatttaacataggTAAATCGGCaataaagaaaaagtatttatataatataagatatattcaatattaaaaattacattttttgttgACTTTAAATGTTCAAACacttaattaaaatgataattttaagttctaataatttataaaaaatacttttaacgtTGGTAAAATAGTAATGAAAGTTTTATTCTAAGATCTACAACCTTTTAAATCTAGGAACCTGATATTTAGGAAATAGATTTCTTTTACTGCATAGTAGTTTTAGAAAGGACTAAGTTCTGTAACTTCTTTCAGTCAGactcaattaaattattttgaatttgataactttattattgAGGAATGCTACAAGCTACTAAATATCACGCTACGaatcttatgcccgttttcactaaacctaggaatcgcctaaatcgaatgcctaatgattttgggcgatgtctatagaaaaaaaacgttttaccaaCTCTTAAAGTGATAACTATTGATGAACGGTTAATGTATCCCTAGGAATCTCATTAGATTaggtgttacttatttaggcattagCTTgctcgtcgttagtgaaaacggcgATTAAAGATGAAGTTGGGCTTGGGCGGGCAATgggaaacatttatttaaaaagttgtagGTACGCAGTCttctataattatataataggcatatgaggctttACACCTATTCAAGTTGATAGATTAAAGGGTAACGCTTTGAAGGAtgccttgcatgccctacgatgGAATGCTTTATCCAGAGGCGTTAGTTTTCTATTTACCATctggtgggtcatctgcttggtacgACAATTATTGGAAATCTATACCATCATATTTGATACGATACCTGTATTTGTATCGATATAGGAATCGTACAATATTTTCTTCGAGTCCAGTTCATATGCAGAAAAAAAGTTACCTCGAGGTAATCGTCGACGAGGCGCCGACGTCCGCGCTCGTCGAGCTCGTGGTCATCGTTGGTGTCGTGAAGTTGCGCGATGGTAGCTTTAGGCTCGAAAATGGGCGCGTGCCGCCGCGACACGGCCTTTTCGTACACCTTTACGCTCTCCGATGgtgaatactgatttatttttctgtaatattaaaattaattattccgTTTTTTGGTCACAGTTGAAGAGTATCTTCTTACGCTTGTTTCAACCAAGACGTTTGTTTGATTGTGTCATTAAAACGACGACTACTTCATGTTGAGGTTTAAAGAACTTTAACttattatctactagctgttgcccgcgacttcgttttgtttttgtttttcgaaagacatgtgcatcataaatgtggcagcactttatgtatttaggatagctaagcctggtgtaaaatcgtcaaaaactttcgtcccctctcccgagagaactgagcttaatttcgagataaaaagcatcctatattacttctaataccttcaggaatatgtgtaaaaagtttcgtgatgatcggtttagtagtttttgcgtgaaagcgtaacaaacatttataatattagttactaAATGGTTGTTCGCTTTACATGATCCACCAAAGCTTTCAAATTTCTTCGCTTTCAAAAAATTTTCaatgagaaaaaataattattgccgtttaaaacaataacaaacaagtaatttattttgttaaaaaaaaacaaaacatacatttggatttctaATATCTGTAGCAGTGCTTATAAGATTCTCACAAAAGGATTTCTTCAGAAAAATGGAACACATTGAGGGAAGCAAAATCGTGTAATACCCGCAtatatatcattttttatttagggatgcagtttacaattcaaaattaaaatataatcttaatattatgAAGTTTGCCTATTTTAGTTCATGACACTGGACTTGTCGGCCATTGAATTTACATACAAATGTGGCCGGTTTAAGACTAGCTGGCACCCTCTATGTTTTTAAAACCTCAAATTGTACTaccagcatggctagcataggcaggagacaattatttccccggggaaaggataaaaatgtatcttctcccatagctttttcaactctcagagcattggcgcaaaagtggaaataatatccaaataatatatgtgtattattaacGGAGgaaaacttcttctattccatgttcccgtgatttagcaggtggacacgttaactataccccctgtcaggggatatcgGGTGATATAATGTTTgtcccctgcctgtgctagccctgcagagggAGGCTCTCATAGCCTTCAGGGTAAACACTGCTTTTATGCATATATGagttgcacgccactgtgtgtacaataaagtgtattttgatatGTTTCGATTTATTAAAAGAACACTTACGCGTCAGTGAAGCCGTAGAGCTGCTTAAGATGCTGTTTGAGAACTAGCAACAGTAGGCAGCCGCGCGCCTGGCGCATGGCGTCACGCAGTGGGCGCGTCT
The Pararge aegeria chromosome 6, ilParAegt1.1, whole genome shotgun sequence genome window above contains:
- the LOC120624590 gene encoding uncharacterized protein LOC120624590; its protein translation is MSKEETEMFEEEEYVDVRSLPLKPPQPLPRQEKPVRRPWHPVMWDHSIAEVPLADNSDEEQKDSDRSRSREYPHKQRIRNLKRLIAEGKVKPSSETVIFFLCNKFAISEERQTKLS